DNA from Nitrospina gracilis Nb-211:
GGACAAGAACCGCTTCAATAAACCCTCCCCTTGGTAAGGGGAGGGCTGGGTGGGGTTGCCTTTGGGAGTTTTCCCCAAAAGGAAGAATGCTTCATTACCTCCCCTCAATCCCCTCCTTGGAAAGGAGGGGAGGAAACGATTAGAGCTGTTTTGAATTTATGAAACCGATTTTACATCCATCGCTGGTGAATGATCCGTTGGGCGATCCGGGCCTGTTCGTGCGCTTCCTCTATGAGAAGCGCGCGCTGTTGTTCGACCTGGGCGAAATTCACCGCATTGCCAATGTCGATCTGCTGAAGGTGAGCCACGTGTTCGTCAGCCACACGCACATCGACCACTTCATCGGTTTCGACCGCCTGCTCCGCATCGTTTTCGGCCGCGGTCACACGCTCCGCCTGTTCGGGCCGGAGCACTTCATCGCCAACGTCGAAGGCAAACTGGCGGGCTTCACCTGGAACCTGGTGGACCGCTACGAGGAGTCGATCGACATCGAAGTCACCGAGGTGCACCCGGATCATTTGAAGACCGCGACCTTCCGCGCCATCGACCGCTTCCGGCGCAGTAATGAGACGACGCGTCCGTACGAGAACCGCATCATCTGGCAGGAGCCCGGGTTCACCGTGCAGGCGTCGATTTTGGAACACCGCGTGCCGTGCCTCGGTTTCGCGCTGAAAGAATCAAAGCACCTCAACATCAACAAGGACCGGCTGGACGAGATGGGCTTCACCCCCGGCAAGTGGCTGAACCAGCTTAAAGAAGCCATCCTCGACGGCCGGCCGGCCGACACGCCGATCGAGGTGCCCATCGGCCCCCGCGGCCACGCCACGCCGGAGGCGCGCACGCTGGGCGAACTCCAGCGCGAGCTGGTGACGGTGACCGAAGGGCAGAAGATCGCCTACGTCGTCGATACCGTGTACAACGCCGAAAACGCCGGGCGCATCGTCGAACTCATCAAAGACGCCGACGTGTTTTACTGCGAGTCGCCGTTCATCGCGGAGGAAGAACAACGCGCGCGCGAACGCTGTCACCTGACGTCCAGGCAGGCGGGTCTTCTGGCACGGGCGGGGGGCGTGAAGCAGTTGCGCACCTTCCATTACTCGCCGCGTCACACCGACGCCGTCGAGCAACTCCGCCAGGAAGCGCAGGACGCGTTTCTGGGGCAGTGACCGTTCCGGTCATCCTTCCTTTTCTTTTTTATCAGCGTAGCAGGGATTGATACAGGTGGAGTGTGCGCTGGGTGATGTGGTTCCAGCCGAAGTGGTCGCGCACCTGCGCGCGGATGCGGTCGCGGAACGCCTGCCGCGTCTCGGCGTTCGACAGTTTCATGATGCGGTCGCCGATGGTGTCCGGGTCCGCGGGCACGACGAATCCGGTCTCCCCCGCAACCACCAGGTCCTGCGTGAGTCCGGCGGGGGTGGAGACGATGGGCAGGCCGTACGCCGCCGCCTCCAGCAGGGGCAGGCCCAGCGGTTCGTGCCCGACCGGATACACGAACACGTCGGCGGTGCGGTAGAGTCTATCCAAATCCTTCCTCTCGTTGGCGCGGTGGATGTGCAAGCGATCCTCCACGCCCAGCACCTTGCTCAGTTTTTTGACCGACTCGACATACGCGTCGGCCTCGGCAGTGGGTCCGCCCCACTCCGCGAGGTCGATGGCGAATGGCACGGTGAGGTTCCTTGCCGCGCGCAGGATGAGTTCCAGCCTGCGGTTGGTGTGGAACGCGCCAACGTACAGCAGGCGGAGCGCGTGGCGCGAAGCCGGTGCGGGCGGCGGTGGATGGATCACATCGATCCCCGGCGGGATGATGTGCAGTCGCGCCGCGTCCACCCCGATCTGCCTGGCTTCATCAAATTCCGCCTTCGATCCCACCACCACCGCATCGGCGCGGCGGATCGCCGTCTTCAACGTCAACAGGTCATGCAGGCGCGGCGGAAAGCCGTCCTTGCGGCCCGCCCCCGGCAGGAGCGTGCCGTGGGTGCTGATGACGCATTTCTTTTTCTTTAAGAGCGCAAAAAAAAAGCGGTGTCGGTGAGGAAGTCGCGGAAGCCGTGAGCGTGCAGAAGGTCGAAGCGGCGCAGGTAACTGATGGCGCCCAGGCTGAAGCCGTAACCCATCATATCCGCCTGCACCGGAAGGCGGCGGATGGCGACACCGTCGATGATTTCCTTTTCCGGCAGATGCGGATCGGTGTGCAAATAGGTGGTGAGGATCGGTGAGGGCACGCCCTGCTTTTCCAGATGACGTGACAACTCCCAAGCCTGACGGGAGGCGTCGTCTTCCTCCGGGAGGAAGGTTTGCAGGGTTCTCAGAATTCTCAAGGTTCAACCGGGAGAGAAGGGTTGAAAGCAAGAAGCGCACTGCACGCATTCTACCGCAGGGGGCGGAGGCTGTAAACGGGCGAAAAAGGAAGGGGCCGAAGACCCAGCGGGGACAGGGTGAACCGGGTCAACGGCCCCAAGTGGCTTCTCATCTCCAGGTTAGGGAAACTTGGAAAGGGAGATTACACTGCCTGAGAAGCCAAGTCGTATTTCGAACGGGCGCGCAGGACTTTCTTCCGGCCCTGCTGCGAAGCCTGGCGCACGCGCTGAGCCATCGTCTTCAGGATCAGCATCAACGCCTGCGGATTCTGCCGCACGGTGCGCAACATCTCTTCCTTGGACACGATGGCCACCACGCCGTCTTTCAGGGCGCGGACCGTGGCGGTGCGCGGGCGGCTTTCGATGACGCCCAGCTCGCCGAAAATATCGTCGGGCCGCAGAACGTCGATCACTTCCACGCGGCCGTCGCGATTCTGTCGGGATACTTCAAACTCGCCTTTCTCGACCACGAAGATGAAGTCACTCTGACTGCCTTCGCGGAAGAGGATCTGGCCTTCTTTTAAGTATTGACGGGTTTTCATGGTTCAAGTCTCCATACCAAATAGTCAGGTTGCAGAAGGTAAAGCAAATACCTTGCCAACCCAAGGGCTAGGAACTCTAAAAATGCAAATACGTTGATTAAGGCCGGTTTAGGAGGGGCTGGGCTGATTGCGAAAGTGTGTGCTCATGCACAGAAGTTGGTCAATAAAAGATAAATTTTTTAAAATATTTATGTAATTTTATACAGTATGATTCGCAGGTGTATGGATTAGAGGGGTGATGCATGGGGTGAGGGAGGGGCGCCACGGTGGGGATATGAGCCTGTTCAGTCTTTCAGTTCTTGGTTGATGTGCAGGATCATTTCGTTGAGGCGGCCGAAGAAGTGTTTGTTGAAGTGGAGAGTCAGCCGCGGCAGGTTGGGTGCCTCGTTGGTGCTCACCTCCTCCGGCAGGGCCTCGGATTTCTGGATTTCGCCGCGCAGGAGGATGTCCTTGTACTCGCTGTTCAGGTCCTTGACCAGCGAATCGGGGATGGGTTTGATGAAGCGCAGGACGGTGAGGTCGTGAACATAGCGGAACGAGTGGTACACGCTGTAGTAGTCGAGGATGTAATCGACGCCCTCCTCGACGGTTTTGACGCTTTTGAACAGGCTCAGGTCCGCCTCGGAGATATAGCCGTTGTCGAGCAGTTCGTTCTGCACGTAGGCCTCCCAGCGTTGCCAGTAGGTGTCGTCTTCCGCGTCGGCCAGCACGATGGGCCGCGGCTCCGTTTTTCCGGTCTGGAACAGGGTGAGGTTTTCGAAGCCTTCATCGAGGGTGCCGAATCCGCCGGGGAACAGCACGGTGGCGTCGGATTCCTTGATAAAAAACAGCTTGCGCGTGAAGAAGTACTTGAACTCCATCAGCTTGGGGTCGCCGTGGATGTGCCGGTTGGCGCGCTGTTCGAAGGGCAGATCGATGTTGATGCCGAAACTGCGATCGGGTCCGGCCCCGGCGTTGGCCGCTTCCATGATGCCGCCGCCCGCGCCGGTGATGATCATCATCCCCCGGTCCGCCAGCTGTTCGGCGAACTCCCGCGCCATCATGTAGTTGGGATCGGTGTATGCGGTGCGGGAGGAGCCGAAGATCACCGCCTTGCGGGAATTGCGGTAATGGTCGAACACGCGAAAGGCGTGACGCAGTTCCTTTAATGTGGTATTCATGAGTTTGTAATCGCCCCGGTCCTGATGTTCCAACCCGACTTTGACCAGCGTCGTCAGCATTTCGCGGAACAGGTCGCGCAGGGAAGGGTCGGTGCAGAATTCTTGCAGTTGGGCAATCAACTCCTCGGCTTTGGGGTCTCCTACGCTATAATGGTTCTTGGACATCCACGAACTCCAGCAACCGGGCGCATCCCGGTCAACCGCAATGAAAAAAGAGGATTTACCTTATCATGAATGATTCGCGCAAGGAATCTGAAAAGGAAGGCACGGGCATGAGCGACGCGAATACGAAGATCCTGTTGTATTCGATCATCGGCATGCTGGCGCTGGGGTTCCTGTCCGTGCTGTTCGTCATCGTTCCCTGGTTGTTGCATGACGACTCCCCGTCCTGGAAACAGATTTTGGTGGACGATTCCATCGTGCTCGTCACCATCGCGATGTTCGTTTACGGTTTTTACATGAACACCAAGATTCATTGATCCCGTCTTCGCCGCACTCCTTGCCCGCAGCCCGAAACCCGTCAACCCGATTCAAGATTACGGAGCACACACCATGGCCAAATCCTGTTCGTTTGATATTGTGTCCGAAGTGGACCTGAGCGAAGTCCGCAACGCCGTCAACCAGGCGATGATGGAAATCCGCCAGCGGTTCGATTTCAAAAACAGCAAAAGCAACGTCGAGCTGGAGGAAAAAGAAAACCGGCTGGTGCTCGTCTCCGACGACGAGATCAAGCTGAAATCCGTCATCGATATTTTGCAGAGCAAGCTGATCAAACGCAAGGTGCCGATCAAGGCGCTCGATTACGGCAAGGTGGAGGCGGCGGCGGGCGACACCGTGCGCCAGTACGTGACCCTGCAACAGGGCATCCCGCAGGACAAGGGCAAGGAGATCGTCAAGTTCATCAAGGGGCTCAAGGTGAAAGTGCAGGGGCAGGTGATGGACGACCAGGTGCGCGTGACCGGCAAGAGCCGGGACGACCTGCAGGAAGTGATCGCTCAGCTCAAGGCAGAGGATTTTGACATCGCCATGTCATTCACCAATTACCGGTGAGGTCTTGACCGGAAGCAGGTCGGGGCGCCGGAGCCGCATCACCATCACTCCAAAAATCGCCAGCGTCAGCAGCGTGCCGCACAACCCCAGCACCATCTCGCCAATGTAAAACGTCACCGCCAGATTGAACAGCAGGACGCCGAGGTAGAGCGCCGGTCCCAACAGCGCCTGGTATGGCACTTCGCGCCGGCCAACGTCACGGAAGCCCGGCCGCCCTTCCAGCCAGCGGTTGATGCGCGTGAAGCAGAACAGGATCGCCGCTCCGGTGATCACCCAGCCGCCGAAGTTGGTGAGCGGGATGTTGAAGTACTCGCCCTCCTCCTGGTACGTGTAGATCTTGCCCAGAAACCAGCGGTCGCCGCGGAAGGCGACGGGATCGATCACCACGTCCATCAGCATGAACAGCACCGCGCCGGAAAACACCACCTTCAACGAGTGGCGCACCTTCG
Protein-coding regions in this window:
- a CDS encoding TIGR00730 family Rossman fold protein; this encodes MSKNHYSVGDPKAEELIAQLQEFCTDPSLRDLFREMLTTLVKVGLEHQDRGDYKLMNTTLKELRHAFRVFDHYRNSRKAVIFGSSRTAYTDPNYMMAREFAEQLADRGMMIITGAGGGIMEAANAGAGPDRSFGINIDLPFEQRANRHIHGDPKLMEFKYFFTRKLFFIKESDATVLFPGGFGTLDEGFENLTLFQTGKTEPRPIVLADAEDDTYWQRWEAYVQNELLDNGYISEADLSLFKSVKTVEEGVDYILDYYSVYHSFRYVHDLTVLRFIKPIPDSLVKDLNSEYKDILLRGEIQKSEALPEEVSTNEAPNLPRLTLHFNKHFFGRLNEMILHINQELKD
- a CDS encoding cyclic nucleotide-binding domain-containing protein; translated protein: MKTRQYLKEGQILFREGSQSDFIFVVEKGEFEVSRQNRDGRVEVIDVLRPDDIFGELGVIESRPRTATVRALKDGVVAIVSKEEMLRTVRQNPQALMLILKTMAQRVRQASQQGRKKVLRARSKYDLASQAV
- a CDS encoding glycosyltransferase, which translates into the protein MSTHGTLLPGAGRKDGFPPRLHDLLTLKTAIRRADAVVVGSKAEFDEARQIGVDAARLHIIPPGIDVIHPPPPAPASRHALRLLYVGAFHTNRRLELILRAARNLTVPFAIDLAEWGGPTAEADAYVESVKKLSKVLGVEDRLHIHRANERKDLDRLYRTADVFVYPVGHEPLGLPLLEAAAYGLPIVSTPAGLTQDLVVAGETGFVVPADPDTIGDRIMKLSNAETRQAFRDRIRAQVRDHFGWNHITQRTLHLYQSLLR
- a CDS encoding carotenoid biosynthesis protein; this encodes MEFLNLLIGTVLLRPYVFVFLAIYLTLAVWHFGAKRAALFTVVAYGIAFLSEYSSTRNGFPYGYYSYIDTTRGQELWIANVPFMDSLSYSFLSYVAYTMALFLYAPLKRNGWDICFGDTSKVRHSLKVVFSGAVLFMLMDVVIDPVAFRGDRWFLGKIYTYQEEGEYFNIPLTNFGGWVITGAAILFCFTRINRWLEGRPGFRDVGRREVPYQALLGPALYLGVLLFNLAVTFYIGEMVLGLCGTLLTLAIFGVMVMRLRRPDLLPVKTSPVIGE
- a CDS encoding ribonuclease Z → MKPILHPSLVNDPLGDPGLFVRFLYEKRALLFDLGEIHRIANVDLLKVSHVFVSHTHIDHFIGFDRLLRIVFGRGHTLRLFGPEHFIANVEGKLAGFTWNLVDRYEESIDIEVTEVHPDHLKTATFRAIDRFRRSNETTRPYENRIIWQEPGFTVQASILEHRVPCLGFALKESKHLNINKDRLDEMGFTPGKWLNQLKEAILDGRPADTPIEVPIGPRGHATPEARTLGELQRELVTVTEGQKIAYVVDTVYNAENAGRIVELIKDADVFYCESPFIAEEEQRARERCHLTSRQAGLLARAGGVKQLRTFHYSPRHTDAVEQLRQEAQDAFLGQ
- a CDS encoding YajQ family cyclic di-GMP-binding protein, with product MAKSCSFDIVSEVDLSEVRNAVNQAMMEIRQRFDFKNSKSNVELEEKENRLVLVSDDEIKLKSVIDILQSKLIKRKVPIKALDYGKVEAAAGDTVRQYVTLQQGIPQDKGKEIVKFIKGLKVKVQGQVMDDQVRVTGKSRDDLQEVIAQLKAEDFDIAMSFTNYR
- a CDS encoding glycosyltransferase family 4 protein, producing the protein MRILRTLQTFLPEEDDASRQAWELSRHLEKQGVPSPILTTYLHTDPHLPEKEIIDGVAIRRLPVQADMMGYGFSLGAISYLRRFDLLHAHGFRDFLTDTAFFLRS